The stretch of DNA CAGCCGCTGCCCAGAAGCCACCTTCCCCATTGCCCAGGGTACGAGCAGCCCCCCCTCCATCAGTCCCCAGGGACTGTCCGGCGGGAGACAGGTGACATCGCAGCCCGCAGGTCAGTGAGGCTGAACCGGACACCCACCGGTACCGATTTTCAGCAAGGTGAGGCAGGAGAATGCAATGGCACGGGGACGACATGATTTGTAGTTTCTCAGTCAGAGGAGAATTCGCTCCCCCTGTAAACCCCCTTGTACTCGGTGCACAGAGCTCGCGAGGAATTCGGCGGGTCACAAAAAGCGTAAGCAGTCAACAGCCGCTTCCCAGCCCTGACCCCTGCCACGAGCAGGTTGCTCGGCTGTGGTCCGGTCGCTCCCTGAAGCACAGCAGCTGCCGGTGAGCGATGCCATCGCTGCCGCAGCTGCCTTTTAGTCCCCGCCAAAGGTGGCCGTGCCCATCGCCCCACCGTGCCCCATGCTGGGGACAGTGCTGTGACACAGGGCACGGCGGGGAGGGCACTGCCAGCTGGGGAAAGGGCTTTGCGGGGCAGCAGCTCCTCGGAGGGCTGAAGGACTAAGTGAAGGGGAGCTTTGGATTTGCACTCAGGAAAGCTGGAATAAATCAAAGCAATTAAAGTGCAAATGAAGCTTTAAGCAATGCGGCATCCTAACTACCTGGGAAGCGCGTTGTGTAAACTTTTGCCTTTCACTCCCTCTTTTATTTATAGACAGAATTCAAATCACTTAAATAACTTAAGCTAATTTGCCAGGTAGAACTGGGGTTCGAGAACCACATTGGTGAGGCTGTGTTTTGGCAGTGGTCCCACAAGCCCTCCGGCCTGGCCTGCGGCCGCTGGCTCCCCACACCCACAGATGGGGTTTGTGCAGGCGCACAGGGATGCCACGGCTCCCCGCACCCGCACGGCTCTCGGCTGCGGTGCCTGGTGCCGTGCCTGGCGTCACCGGGCATGGCAGCGAGCGGAGGCGGGAGGGGATGCAGGAGGACACTGGTGACGGGTGGCTGCGGGTTGCAGACGCCGGTAAGGGCAGAGCGAGCGGTAATTAATCACCCCGCAATGAGCCACCGGCGTCACAATGGAAAGCacagtttaattttcttctaaactGGCTGGGCTGATGGTGAAGCAAGGCTGTGACCACGCGTCCTCGGGTAACCCCAGGTGCTTTATAGCAGCCGGGAGGGCTGGGAAAACCAGGTACAAGAGCAAGAAATAACTCCCCAGCCACAGCAGAGGCACCAGAGTAGAaagggcaggggctggctgcACCTCTGCCACTCATTTCCCCTCGGTGCCAGAGGAATCAGGGCAGAGATGAGAGTGCAAACCCTGCCCTTCAGTTGGGTTTGGACCCACCTGCAGGACCCCTGAGTCTCTCCAGGAAATCACAGCCCCCCCCATTCCCACCACAGCCTCTCCCGCCCTGCAGGGAcgctgggaaggagcaggctgggctggggaatGGGGTGTCCCCAGGCAAGCCCTGGAGATGGAGAGGGGAcacgctgctgctgcctgtccccGTGCCGTGCTGCCAGTCTTCACTGGTGCGGCAGGACGGTGCCCTTGGGCTGCGTCTCGCCAGCTGATCACAAGCTGCTGTGGGTGTTATCGAGTGCATTTGCTCACTCCAGTGCAAGCAATGGAGCTGTTTCTGTGGGATAGTGGTAGAGGAGAATATACGATTATAGATTGAATTTTGCCCTGGTAAGGAGGCCCATAGCGGCCAAGACTGAAGCATCGCTGTGATACCTGTTCGTGGGAGCCCTGGCACCGAGCAGGATGCAAAGGCTGCTAGATCCCTCCCTGTAGGAAGCTGCCAGCCTGGCTTGCTGGCATCCGTAACACTCCGAGCTCATTACGTTCAGGTGAGCTGCCTTTTATTTACAAGGAttcctgcaggaagaaaatttatGTCAATACTTGTCTAAACAAATGTTTGCTATAGATGCGGCTATCTGACGTGCTCATTTTCTTGTTTATCCAGCATGTTTCTCAAGTGGTTTCTGAGTGTACTGTCCAATgctgccatttaaaaattatgaatcAGGATTTCCCAGAGTAATGGTTGTTTAAAAACTGCctgctttttttaatagtcCTCTGAGGAGAGTTTTacgtgccccctccctggcaggatGGTCACACATCACTCAAACAGGCAAGCGCTGCTCCATGGGCAGGCAGAGAACCCCGGATTTCCGTATAGCACcggggctgcaggaggtgggGAACACACCAGCTATTGCACGGCTGGAAAataagcagcagagctgcactgcAGCAAGTGCTTGGAAACTATTTGCAAAAGGCAGGAGAGGTGCTCGCCCTGGGTAATATAGGATGTAACCCAAGAGAAAGCAGCGCTCGAGCCCTGTGATTCAGCTCAGCCCCGCgatccccttcctcctctccgaAAGGTCACCGTAACAAATGAACATGTTTATCAAACCCACCCCAAGCTGCTGCGAATCCTCCAGGAGCAgacggggagcggggcgggaggAAGAATCCACTGtttgggcattttttttcctgaaaacaatCTGCTCTGCACTGGTGGTGAAAGACTTGTTGGCTGCTggtgtaaacagcatgaatcaatACCGTCCGGTGCCCTGGGTGCTCACCgagaggcagggcagggttCTGTGTGTGTTCAGGTAGGCGTGAGGATGGCTTGGCCTGAGAGCGTGAGGGGCATGATTTACAAGCAAGCTGCTTCCTCACCTTAACATGCTGTGATGCACCCACTGCCCTTTAAATAACAGCTGTCTTTTGAAGGCATAAATACTTAAggggcaaagaaaaaaaccaccattCCCTCCTGGAAGACCCGATTTATCTGGAATTATCCATCCCCTGTAAAACTTGGCATGAGTTTAAAAGCAGTTACAGCAAAACTGTATATTTTTACCAAAAACCTCAGGAAAGAACAAATTGAAGCCCTAAGCAGCAGTTACAAGACATTGCAGAGGGTTGTGCTGGGCGAGCGGGGCTGTGGTGAGTGCCTTGCCTGGGAAGCAACATTTAGGGGGGGCTCATGAATGCCCCCCCcccatctttttgttttctttctgagcaATTCCTGCTTGAGAAATTACTCTAACACGCCAGTTTTCCCTGCTGTGCACGAGTCTAGCAGTGGACTCAGAAGAGCAACGTGGGAGTCCCGGCTGGGGCAGCAGTTTTTAATCCCCTGCTATCGTTTGCCGAGCACTGCGTCCTTGCCTGCCGCGTCCTTTGGGAACCAGGACACAGGTACATGCATCCCTGGTGCCACCTACTCGGGCACATGTCGGGGCTGGCTCTGACTCATCTGGCTTCCCACTTCttcttctttgttcttcttctctccctgaAGCAGGAGAGAAtccagcttttatttaaatgaggCCCCATAAACATAAGCAGCTGCAATGCACTTCCCCGTGCAAAGTAGGTCAGGTTTTTAATGGCTTACAGTTCCTTAGGCTTGGCTTCTTCAACCTCCacctctgcctctctccctAAAAGAGGGGAGAGCCCAGGTTTGCATGTGTCCTCGTTGAGCCAGCTGGTGGGGAGCAGAAACAGTGCCACCGAGTCCCTCCAACAGCTCTCAGGGCTCTCCCCGAGTCCTGGCCCCCCTCCTGCAAGCAGGGATGCCCCCCGGCCCCAAGGGATGGGCAGCCAAACTGCATGCATGTGCGGGGTTCAGCTCAGCACCTTCGCAGCCCTCCAAATCCAGGTCTAGGCTCAGCCTAACCCCGGCAGGCTGGGTGAGGAGTGCTCGCAGacccagcagcctggctgcatCACCCCAGAGATGTTATCTCCAGGGACGTCATTTCCACCTGAGGACATGTGCTGAGGGCTGATGAAGCGCGGGTTGCATGAGAGACGAGGATCTGTGGGCAGACGCGACTGCAGGGGCCAGGCTCCACAGGGTGAGATGGAGTGATCTATAGCGGGGTCTGTGGGGTCAAGCACTTTCCTCCCAGGGAGCTGCCGTGCACGTAAGGCTAGCTGTCAGACAGCGTGTGATGGGCATATCTGACTGTGATCGTTCCCCGGGCTGGGACACGTGGAGCTGGGGGTTGCTGCAGCCCCAGTGGGAATTCACGGCGTTACGGTGCACTCACCTGTCTCCACCTGGGTTGTGCTCCAGCTTTCTCTGTGGGAGCACCCAGGGCTTGAGCTTGCTGAGGAGTTTTGGATGGAGAGTGCCTGTGTAAGGGCAGCACGCCATGTTTCCATGCAGGACACCCTAGGCTACGTTCGTCGTCAAGAAAAAGCAGTTCTGCATTAAGCCACACACGGGGCACAGTGGTGGGTGGCAGAGTGGTGGGACTGTGCCTCGTGGGAGCCTGGCTTACGCCGTGGTGTGGTGGGAGCTAGGGGGGCTGTCGTCCTCACCGTCCCATGGCTGGCATGTGGAGGGTCCCTAACATCCATCCTCTGCTGtcttttccagggatggagggatgcacGTACTTCTGGGAACAGCAGGAGCATGGCACAGCCCCGCAGGGATATTTGTGAAGGTGGTTCCCTGTGAGGACACGGTAGGACCCCCCCAAGACCCCAGAGGAACGTGGGGTCTCTCTGGGAAGAGAAGAGCTCCCCTTCCCGCCCTGCCAGCCAGGTCTCCTGCTGCCCAGTCGCCTGCCGTGTTTCCAGGGATCTGTACCGGGATTTGGGGCTCGGAACCTGGAGGTGCATTAGTGCCGTAGGGTTGCTGGAGAGACTGACAACGATGGGGGACCCGCCACAGAGGAGGGACATCTCTCCAAGAGGCCCTGCATGCCTGTGAGCCCTGGCTGCTGGTGGCGGAgggtgcctggggctgggggcagagctgcGGTGCTTGCAGGGCACAGCCAGCGAAGGGCGAAGAGCTGGGGTAGGGTCTTCAGGGGCAGCCCGGAGCCCCCGGAGAGTGGGGctgccagctgagctgctgctcctctggggACCTcttcctggggctgggggacggAGCAGCCCTTGGTCCCCGGCTCGCTGCGCATGTCCCCCTGGGCCCCGCCGGCAAGACTGCTCCCCTAGTGCCGGTGCGGAGGGAGGGCTGCTCATCTCACCATGGTGCTGCCGCCGCCCGACAAGCGCCACGTCTGTCTGACCACCATCGTCATCATGACCAGCATGGCCTTCATGGACGCCTACCTGGTGGAGCAGAACCAGGGGCCCCGCAAGATCGGTGTCTGCATCATCGTGCTGGTGGGGGACATCTGCTTCCTCATCGTGCTGCGCTACGTGGCGGTGTGGGTGGGGGCGGAGGTGAAGACGGCCAAGCGGGGCTACGCCATGATCCTGTGGTTCCTCTACATCTTTGTGCTGGAGATCAAGCTGTACTTCATCTTTCAGAATTACAAAGCGGACAAGAAGAACCTGGAGACAGTGGCCAGGAAAGCCCTGACCCTGCTCCTCTCCATCTGCGTGCCAGGGCTCTACCTGGTGCTGGTGGCCTTGGACAGCATGGAGTACATACGGACCTTTCGGAAGAAAGAGGACTTGCGGGGTCGCCTCTTCTGGGTGGCCCTCGACCTGCTGGATATCTTGGACATTCAGGCCAACCTGTGGGAGCCGCACAGGACTGGCCTGCCCATCTGGGCAGAGGGGCTCATGTTCTTCTACTGCTACATACTCCTCCTGATCCTGCCTTGCGTGTCCCTCAGTGAGATCAGCATGCAAGGGGAGCACATTGCCCCACAAAAAATGATGCTCTACCCTGTCCTCAGCCTGGTAACCATTAACATTGTCACCATCTTCATCCGGGCCATCAACATGATCTTGTTCCAGGACAGCAGGGTCTCCACGATCTTTATTGGCAAGAACATCATCGCAATCGCCACCAAGGCATGTACCTTCCTTGAGTACAAGCGGCAGGTGAAGGAGTTCCCCCAGAATGCCATTGCCCTGGAGCTCCAGCAGAACTCCCTCTCCCACAACCAGACCATCCACAGCGTACAGGGCATCCCTCACGAGCCGTCGCCCACCAGCGAGATCCTCGACACATGAGGGATCACCCCCAGCCGAGCGTTGGTTCAGATAGCCCTGTGCCGAGCGGAGGAGGGATGCTGCTCTCTTGCCGCACGGGGCAAGTGCGACGGACAAATCCCAGCAGCGAAGGCTCTTCTAGGCACAAAACACCAACCATGTTTTAATTGAGCTATGGAGTGTCCCCTAGACGTCTTCATCTCAGGTATAACCCTAGGAGTCCTCCAGACAAACCAAATGAACTTGCAAGGGACCTGAACCAGCTaaccctctctctccctcccaccaccTTCTCCCCTCCTGAGCAAAGACTGCAAAGGTTGCAATGTCCCTTTTTACTCCTCAAGCACCTCACCTTTACCCCAAGCCTGGAATGATGATTTTGTTACTGGAGACCTTTTTACGGAGTGGGGACAGGGGCATAGGTGTACAGGTTGCAGGGGGGGAGGGCGGGCAGGACATTTGAACCAGTAAACCCTGTGGTCGTAGATGTCTCTTATCTCCAATGGTTGTGTTTACAGTTTCCTATTTATAACGGCTCCCGAGGGGGGGCCACTGTCCTTGCGGTGGGTGGTGGGCGAGAGCAGCGAGCCctgcggcggggagcggggccggatGGTTCCCGGGACGAGAGGGACTGCGCCTCCACCAGCGCACAACGCCGACTCTGCTGGGGGCAATGTTTGACGAGCTAAAGCTAATCTAACACTGGTGTTTTGTGCGTTTCATTCACTGCGAACAACTCAGcacaatatttctatttttagaagggtttctctctccctctccccgcCGTCGCaagcctccctgcctgcagcagcccgTGCAGTGCCCTGGCCCCGCGGCACGGCTGCGGGCGGGAATGGGCACCCGGGACGGCTTCGTAATAAGGATGGCGACGATGCATTTCACTCCGGCATCGAGTGTTTATAAAGAGGGCTGCTTTCCACAGctactatatttttaaaataaaatatttcaaaaaaaaaaaagagctgggaaggagctgggctCAGGGATGGGCACGAGTCTCCTCCGCTGGGGTTTGTGGTGGCGAGGGGCTCGGCCGACCGtgggcagcggggtgggggggcgagGGCCAGCCCGACAATAAAAGCCCCCTGAGAACAATGGCTTCTGGTGGTCTCTTTTCTGCCagtgtggggagggaagggggtaGCTTGGGTGGCAGCTCCCGTACAGCCCAAATCACTTGTCTCCGCCTGTACCCCCCCTTCCCTGGACCCCCAAGCGCCGTCCTGAGGTGCTGTGCCCATGAAGGGCCCTGCGCTCATCGGGCCAGTGCTTttcatggcacttagtgccatggtttagttgacatggtggtgtcagggcaatggttggactcgatgatcccagaggtctcttccaacctgattgattctgggattctgagCGGTGGGTGCAGACAGTGCATAAGTCATTGTTCCAGCTGCAAGGCTggcccaggggctggggcaCCTCTCGGCTGCCTTCACCTGGGGGGAGGCAcaagcagaaaagctgcatCTCAAACACGCTGAAATGggatatttttgccttttctaaaCCAAACATTTAATGTTGAGGAGATGGAATAAAATGCCTGATgctgtttgcatttctcttccacatttgctcctggctctgcttACCAAATTTGACCTAGATCCACAAATCATTTTAGTCTCTCCTATCTTTTCAGCCCATCATGATCTGTCCAAAACATTTCACCCAGCCCTGATCCAGCCTTCCAAATTTAGGGCCAgccaggcacagccctgccaaactctccttggccctcctgTCACCCAGGGATGACTTGGGTGGGGGGAGGTTCCCTACCAGGAATAAATCTGCTGAGGAATAAAACTATAGCTTTGCCAATAAAAGTGAGTTTGCAATAGATTTTGCCGACTGGAAaagtttcttcctccttttcctcagaGAACatgagaggaagagggaagacGATTTAAAAGGTATtagcagaaattaattaaattgcTAAATTATTCTGGAATACCTATGGAATTACATATAATATCTCTACTGGtgctattaaaatacatatgatTAACATCGGTACAATTAACTCCCAAGTATCTAATAACATCCTGCCACTCTTTTAGGTAATTAATTTGTGAGCCTTTGTTTTACAGCTCTTCCCCAGAACTGAGCGGAGAACAACCTGCCGGTGCTGGCAGCGCGGTGCTGCGCAGGCTGGGACCCGCGGCTGGGCAGCGCCTGGCGTCAGCCTGCACCCGCAGCCCTGTTTGATCCTGGGGATAAAGTGAATCACCCAGGGGTTGTTGCgcgtattttttttctctcagcctGATGTCTAGCTCTCCCACCACGCCTTATATTGGAATAAGTTAATGTTGCCTGGAGCCTTATCTGTTGCTCAGGTTGCTTGGGGGGATGtctggctgtgctccctgctTGGAGCCTGCAGGAAAAATGGATCGTGCTTTACCCTCCCAGTGCCATAACCTCCGAGCGGGCTCAGGAGTCCCCACAACCTTTTCCCTGAGGCTGCAAGGCCGTGCTTTCTGCTGACACGGGGCTGTTGAGGTTGTGGCGAGGGGTGTCCTTGGGGCAGGGCTGCCCTGAGCCCTGCATtaggagcaggagcaggaggagaggtCCCGGAGGTGATGCTCACCGGGAATGTGGCGCACCGCGTCGCTCCGTAAGGCACCTGAGCTCGCTGGGGCTCGAAGCCCGCTCTGCGGcgaaggcagggagaggaggctTTTCTCGTCTTCTGCTGTTCCACATCCCCCCAAGGGCTCTGTGCGCATCGTGTTTCTTACTGGGAAGCGGGAGAGAGCAGAGCTAGGTGGGGAAGGCAGCACAGCAAGTGCCTGCGAGTCGAGGGGAcagccagagcagccagcaAAGGCCTCGGAGACTCGGAGACAGCAGCAATGGGAGCACTGCAACTGTTTCTTGCCTGGTGCTCGCTGAGGGCACTGCAAggcgccgccccccccccccgaaatccagtgctgcccagcagaGACGAGACCCCTGGGAGCCGTGGGATGGGCAGGAGGGACGGCATGGTGgccgtggtggtggtggctgcGCAGGGTGACtggctcccagcctggctgttTGTTAGGGGAAGGTGATGTTTTTCCACAGGCAATGAGAACTAAAGGAAACAATTAAAACTAAATAGGCTGGAACAGagcaatttttcagctttccgCTGAGAAGGTGtgttaacaaaagaaaagagcttCTTTGTGAAATGTGAAATCCTCCTAGCAAGCTACAGACTCGCCCCTGCTGAAGCCAAAGCAGCCCAGCAATCATGCAGACGGGATGCAAATTCCCAGCCCTCCAGTGGAAAACGCACAGGGGCGGCATCCCTCGCTGCCTTTCGAAAACAGGTCACAGGCACAAGGGAGCCCTTGTCCTTGGTGGGGAGAGGCTGGTGGTGCTTGGGGACCCAACTGGTGCTGTCATACCAGTTACCAACCTGCTGGTGGCATCCCATTTGGATACCGACACCCTCTGTGAGAAGAGCCTGGACCCTGCTCTTGGGCTCCAACAGCCTCGTGGTACCTGCAGTACCTCCATCCTTCTCGCTGCCTCAGGCTGAATCACGAGGTATTTTACCCTCCTGGGAGCT from Nyctibius grandis isolate bNycGra1 chromosome 21, bNycGra1.pri, whole genome shotgun sequence encodes:
- the TMEM121 gene encoding transmembrane protein 121, with amino-acid sequence MVLPPPDKRHVCLTTIVIMTSMAFMDAYLVEQNQGPRKIGVCIIVLVGDICFLIVLRYVAVWVGAEVKTAKRGYAMILWFLYIFVLEIKLYFIFQNYKADKKNLETVARKALTLLLSICVPGLYLVLVALDSMEYIRTFRKKEDLRGRLFWVALDLLDILDIQANLWEPHRTGLPIWAEGLMFFYCYILLLILPCVSLSEISMQGEHIAPQKMMLYPVLSLVTINIVTIFIRAINMILFQDSRVSTIFIGKNIIAIATKACTFLEYKRQVKEFPQNAIALELQQNSLSHNQTIHSVQGIPHEPSPTSEILDT